GACAGCGCCCTCGTGGTCGGCGACCTGCGCCTGGACGAGGACTCGCACGAGGTGTACCGCGGGGACGTGAACATCGAGCTGTCCCCCACCGAGTTCAAGCTGCTGCGCTACCTGATGCTGAACGCGGGTCGCGTGGTCTCCAAGACCCAGATCCTCGACCACGTGTGGGACTACGACTGGTCCGGCGAGGTCGGCATCGTCGAGTCGTACATCTCCTACCTGCGCCGCAAGATCGACGTGGTGGGCGAGCCGATGATCCACACCAAGCGCGGCATCGGCTACGTGCTGCGCGCCGCCGAGGGCGCCTGATCCGGCGACGGCCGGCACTCATCCGGAAGCGAGGACTCTGACCCGTGGCCCTGCCGAGCCTGCGCACGCAGCGCCCCATGTCCCTGTGGACACGGATCGTCTCGCTGATCTCGCTGCTGCTGGTGCTCGGCATCGTCGTCACCGGCAGCCTCTCGCTGTTCCTGCTGAACCGCACCCTGATCCAGTCGGTCGACACCAACCTCCAGTCCTCGATCGGGGAGATGCTGGCGCTGGCCGAGCGGGAGCTGGCCGGGAACGACGACTCCACCGCAGCGGGGGCGTACACCCCGGTCGAGTACGCAGTGGAGATCCGCGACGACCAGGGCAACACGATCGAGCGGGAGATGTTCCACTACGGCCCAGGGTCGGTGACCGTCGAGTTCCCGCACCTGACCGACGTGCAGATCCTGCAGCGGGGCGGGCGCCCGTTCACGGTGATGGACTCCTCGGAGAACCGCTGGCGCGTGATCGCCATGCTCAACACCGGTCCGGAGAAGGGCAGCGTCTACGTCGCCCTGCCGCTGACGGGCGTGGACCGCACCATGCACGAGATGGCGCTGATCATCGTGCTGGTGGGTACCTTGGTGGTGCTGGTGGGGATGGGGCTCGGCGGCTACGTCACCCATCGCGCCCTGGAGCCGCTGCGGGACGTGGAGGCCACCGCCTCCCAGATCGCGGGCGGTGACCTCTCCCGTCGCGTGCCGGTGACCGACACGAGCCTCGAGGTGCACGACCTGGCGCTGTCGCTGAACGAGATGCTGGTGCGGATCGAACAGGCCTTCGCCGCGCAGTCCGCCTCCGAGGAGCGCGCCACCGCCTCCGAGGCGAAGATGCGCCGCTTCGTGGGTGACGCCTCCCATGAGCTGCGCACGCCGCTGGCGGCGATCCGCGGCTTCGGCGAGCTGTACCGGATGGGCGCCCTGCGCACGGACGACGACGTCGCCTCCGCGATGCGCCGCATCGAGGACGAGGCCCGCCGCATGGGCTCACTGGTGGAGAACCTGCTGCGCCTGGCCCGCCTGGACGAGAAGCCGGACCTCGCGCTGGAGCCGCTGGACCTCACCGACGCCCTCTTCGACGCCGCCCAGGACCTGCGCGCCCTGGACCCCGACCGGCAGGTCATGGTCGTCTCCCTCCAGGGCACCCCGCTGTCCCTGCAGCCCCACGTCCCCTTCGGCGTGCTCGGCGACGAGGCGTCACTGCGCCAGGTGATCCTCAACCTCGTCGGCAACGCCAACCGCCACACCCCCAAGGGCTCCCCCGTCGAGCTCGCCGTGGGGCGCTGGGACGAGGACCGGGTGCGCATCGAGGTGCGCGACCACGGCGAGGGCATCGACGACGACCAGCGCGAGAAGGTCTTCGAGCGCTTCTACCGCACCGACTCCTCCCGCGCCCGCTCGGCCTCCCAGGGCGGCGGAGCGGGGCTCGGCCTGTCCATCGCGGCGTCCATCGTCCAGCAGCACCGCGGTGCGATCGGCGTCGCGGAGACCCCGGGCGGCGGCGCGACCTTCTGGGTCGAGCTGCAGGGCGCGGACCTCGAGCCGGCCCAGCAGGTCGCGCCGGACCAGACCCGCGCCCTCACCGGGAACGGCTCCCCCGCGCACGACGAGCAGCCCGGCGCCTGACCTGCCGACCGGGGCCCACCGACCCCATTTCTGCTACATCCACGTGTCGAAAATCCGTTGTGATCTGCACATCCACTGTTTACCCAGGCGTCACCGGCACGCATCCGTGAGTCACCCCGGGAGGGCCAGAGTGAGGGCGTCCCGCGCATCGCACACGCGGCGCGGACGTTCCCACCACTCCCGGAGGACTCCTCGATGTTCACTCGTCACCTGCCGATGGTCGGCCACACCAAGGGCAACCGCTCCGCGGTCACCTGCGCCCTCAAGTGCGGCAACGCCTGCGCCCACCCGGACCCCAACTGCTCCTCGAACCCGACCTTCAAGGACATCGTCGACGCCGCGATCTCCCGCCGCTCCGCGCTGGGCCTCGGCGGCGTCGCCGCGGCCGTCGTGGTGGGCGGCACCGCCGTCGCCGGCGCCCCGGCCGCGCGCGCCGATCACGGCAACACCCCCAACTGGGGCGGCACGCTGAACTTCGACGCGATCGCCCCGGTCCCGAAGACCGTCGACGACGTCACCGTGCCCGAGGGCTACGAGTGGACCCCGATCATCCGCTGGGGCGACCCGCTGTTCGCGGACTCCTCCGAGTTCGATCTCGAGCACCAGACCCGCGCCTCCCAGGAGGGGCAGTTCGGCTACAACTCGGACTACCTCAACGTCATCTCCGACGGCGGCAACGACCGCACCGGCTACCTGGTCAACAATCACGAGTACACCAACGAGAACATCATGTTCTCCCCGGAGTACATCGCCTCGAACCCCGAGGACGTCGTCGACGCGGGCATCGCCGCGCACGGCCTGTCCGTCGTCGACCTCGAGCGCGACGGCAAGGGCCAGCCCTGGCGTTACGTGCGCGGCGGCCGCCGCAACCGCCGCATCACCGGCTTCACCCCCTTCTCGGTCGACGGCCCCGCCGCCGGCTCGGATCTGCTGAAGACCGTCGAGGACCCCACCGGCAAGCTCGTGCTGGGCACCCTGAACAACTGCGCCGGCGGCACCACCCCCTGGGGCACCGTGCTCTCCGGCGAGGAGAACTTCGACCAGTACTTCGTCGGCACCGCCGGCAACGCCGAGCAGGAGCGCCTGGGCATCTCCCCCGGCGTGACCCAGCGCGGCTGGGAGCGGTACCACGACCGCTTCAACCTCAACAACGCCGGCTATGAGAACGAGGCCAACCGCTTCGGCTGGATCGTCGAGATCGACCCCGAGGACCCCACCTCCACCCCGGTGAAGCACACCGCGCTCGGCCGCTTCAAGCACGAGGCCGGCACCGTGCACATCGCCAAGAGCGGCCACGCCGTCGTCTACTCCGGTGACGACCAGCGCAACGACTACGTGTACAAGTTCGTCTCCGCGAAGAAGTACCGCAAGGGCGACAAGAAGAACAACATGCAGCTGCTCTCCCAGGGCACGCTGTACGTCGCGCGCTTCGACGGCAACTCCCCCGCCTCCGAGATCGACGGCAAGGCCACCGTCCCCTCCGACGGCGCCTTCGACGGCACCGGCGAGTGGATCGCCCTGGTCGACGGCAACGAGTCGCTGGTCCCCGGCTTCACCGTCGAGGAGGTCCTGGTGAACACCCGCCTCGCCGCGGACACCATGGGCGCCACCAAGATGGACCGTCCGGAGGACGTGGAGACCAACCCGGTCACCGGAAAGGTCTACATCGCGCTGACCAACAACTCCCAGCGCGCCGCCGGAGCGATCGACGAGGCGAACCCCGTCCCGGGCAACCGCGACGGCCACGTCATCGAGCTGATCGAGGACGGCAACGACCACACCTCCGAGACCTTCACCTGGAACATCCTGCTGCTCGCGGGCGACCCGGCGACGTCGACCACGGCCTACTTCTCGGGCTTCCCGGCGGATCAGGTCTCCCCGATCTCCTGCCCGGACAACCTGGCCTTCGACTCCGAGGGCACCCTGTGGATCTCCACCGACGGCCAGCCCGGCACCCTGCAGTACGGCGACGCGCTGCACAAGGTGACCCTCGAGGGCCCCGAGCGCGGCCGCGTCCAGCAGTTCCTCGCCGTCCCCCGCGACGCCGAGACCTGCGGCCCGGTCATCCACGACCGCGACAACTCCGTGTTCGTGGCCGTGCAGCACCCCGGTGAGAACGGCAAGTGGGGCGCGCCGACCTCCTACTTCCCCGACTTCGTCCCCGGCGGCCCGCTGCGCGGCGACAAGGTCGCCGCTCCCCGTCCGACCGTCGTGCAGGTGTGGGGCGGCAAGCCCGGCAACGGCAACTCGGGCAACAACGGGAACGGGAACAACGGGAACGGCAACTCGGGCAACAACGGCAAGGGCAAAGGCAAGAACAAGTGATCGCTGCCTGATCCTCGCGGGGTCCTGACCCCGCGCACCTGCGAGCGGGTCCGTCGCCACGGCGACGGGCCCGCTCCTGCATGCGTGAGGTCGTGCGGCCGACGGTCAGTCGGGCGCGTCCATCGCCTGGCCGACGAAGCCCTCGCGCCCCTGCGCGCGGGCGAGCGCGTCGAGCCGCTCGAGCAGGGCGGCGGCGGCCCGTCGGCCGTCCTCGTCGTGCGCCTCGACGTGCGTGCGCCCGCCGGGGGTCTCGCGGGAGAGGCGGAAGGCGCCGGGCAGGTCGGGCAGCGGGTCCGCGTGGCCGCGCAGCCCGACCACGAGGTCCCGGGGTACGGGGTCGAGGCCGAGCGCGGCCGCATGCGCGGCGGTGCGCCGGGCGCGGGCGGCGGGGCGGTCGGCGAGGCGGATACGCAGGCCGGAGGCGATGAGGCGGCGGGTCAGCTCCCCGTCGCCGACGAACCGCACCCCTGCCGCGGCGAGGTCGGCGCGGGAGGATTCGGGCCAGTCGTAGTGGTCCAGGTCGAAGGCGCGCCCGGGCAGGCCGGCGCGGGCGGCCGTCTCGTGCAGTTCCTCGAGGGAGGTGTCGGAGATCAGGTGGCCCCACACGGTGCCGTGGCGGGGCCAGCGGGGGGTGTCGGCGTAGACGGTCACCTCTCGCCTCCTGCGGGTCGGGGTGAGGTCGATCCTGCCAGAGTGCGCAGGACGAGCTCCATGGGGCCGCGCCGTCCTGCGCGGCGCAGCGCGGCGGCGAGCGGGATCATCACGAGCCACCCGGCCAGTGCGATCGCGCAGGCGCCGGCGCTGCCGAGCCTCGCGCCGAGGTCCAGGGTGTACGGCGGGAACAGGGCCAGGAACAGCACGGACTGGGCGAGGTAGGCGCTGAGGGACACGGCGCCGAGCGCCTCCACCCCGTGCACTGCGGCAGTGACGAGTCGCGGGAGCGCCGGGCCGCCGTGGGCCGCAGTGCGCACGCGGTCGGCGAGCAGCGCCGCGGCGGCGGCGAGGCCGAGGGCACCGAGCAGCCCGGTGAGCTGGTGGACCACGCCCATGATCCCGACGGCGGTGGGGTCGGCGAGGTGCTCGTGGGCGGGGTCCAGGAGCAGCACGGCCGCCAGTGGCACGGCGCCCGCCAGACCGCAGACGATCCCCCAGCGCGCCATCGGCACGAGCAGGTCGCGGTTCTCGGCGACCTCCTCGAACAGTCGCAGCCGCGCGAGGAGCGCGCCGAGCGCCATCGGGGCGAGCAGACCGATGTCGAGGACCACGGCGAGAGCGGCGCCGCGCAGCTCCCCGGGGGCGCGCAGGGCGACGCCGGTGAGGTGGTCGGGGGCGGAGGCGGCGGCGTAGCCGGAGCCGCCGCCGAAGCCGATGGTCGCATCCGCCCATCCCCACACCGCCAGGGCCGGCAGGCACAGCGCCCCGGCGATCGGCAGCAGGGCGCGGCCGCGGGTCATCAGCACCGCGCACAGCATCCCGATCACGGCGTAGGCGGCGAGGATGTCGCCCTGGAACAGCAGGATGCCGTGGAGCAGACCGATCACGAGCAGCACCGCGTGACGGCGCAGCATCCGGCGCAGGAACCGCCCCGGGCTCTCGCCGGCGGCGAGGGAGC
This genomic interval from Brachybacterium aquaticum contains the following:
- a CDS encoding sensor histidine kinase, with product MALPSLRTQRPMSLWTRIVSLISLLLVLGIVVTGSLSLFLLNRTLIQSVDTNLQSSIGEMLALAERELAGNDDSTAAGAYTPVEYAVEIRDDQGNTIEREMFHYGPGSVTVEFPHLTDVQILQRGGRPFTVMDSSENRWRVIAMLNTGPEKGSVYVALPLTGVDRTMHEMALIIVLVGTLVVLVGMGLGGYVTHRALEPLRDVEATASQIAGGDLSRRVPVTDTSLEVHDLALSLNEMLVRIEQAFAAQSASEERATASEAKMRRFVGDASHELRTPLAAIRGFGELYRMGALRTDDDVASAMRRIEDEARRMGSLVENLLRLARLDEKPDLALEPLDLTDALFDAAQDLRALDPDRQVMVVSLQGTPLSLQPHVPFGVLGDEASLRQVILNLVGNANRHTPKGSPVELAVGRWDEDRVRIEVRDHGEGIDDDQREKVFERFYRTDSSRARSASQGGGAGLGLSIAASIVQQHRGAIGVAETPGGGATFWVELQGADLEPAQQVAPDQTRALTGNGSPAHDEQPGA
- a CDS encoding PhoX family protein, yielding MFTRHLPMVGHTKGNRSAVTCALKCGNACAHPDPNCSSNPTFKDIVDAAISRRSALGLGGVAAAVVVGGTAVAGAPAARADHGNTPNWGGTLNFDAIAPVPKTVDDVTVPEGYEWTPIIRWGDPLFADSSEFDLEHQTRASQEGQFGYNSDYLNVISDGGNDRTGYLVNNHEYTNENIMFSPEYIASNPEDVVDAGIAAHGLSVVDLERDGKGQPWRYVRGGRRNRRITGFTPFSVDGPAAGSDLLKTVEDPTGKLVLGTLNNCAGGTTPWGTVLSGEENFDQYFVGTAGNAEQERLGISPGVTQRGWERYHDRFNLNNAGYENEANRFGWIVEIDPEDPTSTPVKHTALGRFKHEAGTVHIAKSGHAVVYSGDDQRNDYVYKFVSAKKYRKGDKKNNMQLLSQGTLYVARFDGNSPASEIDGKATVPSDGAFDGTGEWIALVDGNESLVPGFTVEEVLVNTRLAADTMGATKMDRPEDVETNPVTGKVYIALTNNSQRAAGAIDEANPVPGNRDGHVIELIEDGNDHTSETFTWNILLLAGDPATSTTAYFSGFPADQVSPISCPDNLAFDSEGTLWISTDGQPGTLQYGDALHKVTLEGPERGRVQQFLAVPRDAETCGPVIHDRDNSVFVAVQHPGENGKWGAPTSYFPDFVPGGPLRGDKVAAPRPTVVQVWGGKPGNGNSGNNGNGNNGNGNSGNNGKGKGKNK
- a CDS encoding DUF4031 domain-containing protein, translated to MTVYADTPRWPRHGTVWGHLISDTSLEELHETAARAGLPGRAFDLDHYDWPESSRADLAAAGVRFVGDGELTRRLIASGLRIRLADRPAARARRTAAHAAALGLDPVPRDLVVGLRGHADPLPDLPGAFRLSRETPGGRTHVEAHDEDGRRAAAALLERLDALARAQGREGFVGQAMDAPD
- a CDS encoding DUF418 domain-containing protein, producing MRTAPGTAGQASRGPASVPLAERAGGPDLARGLALAGIALANTVGWLHGHEWTVLLKQQDATGLDKVADVLLALLVDNRGFPLFAMLFGYGLGILHRRSLAAGESPGRFLRRMLRRHAVLLVIGLLHGILLFQGDILAAYAVIGMLCAVLMTRGRALLPIAGALCLPALAVWGWADATIGFGGGSGYAAASAPDHLTGVALRAPGELRGAALAVVLDIGLLAPMALGALLARLRLFEEVAENRDLLVPMARWGIVCGLAGAVPLAAVLLLDPAHEHLADPTAVGIMGVVHQLTGLLGALGLAAAAALLADRVRTAAHGGPALPRLVTAAVHGVEALGAVSLSAYLAQSVLFLALFPPYTLDLGARLGSAGACAIALAGWLVMIPLAAALRRAGRRGPMELVLRTLAGSTSPRPAGGER